One Candidatus Methanomethylicota archaeon DNA segment encodes these proteins:
- a CDS encoding HAD family hydrolase → MIKLVIFDLDQTLIDTIHRFHEVFNRVLGMFGGVGVSWDEFIAAYSSDTLNDYIPKSCDEKEFWREFRRVYSSFIHDLDKPIDGVEEVLKFLKDMGLKVVVCTGRECSSEDVVRELRHFNLIRYIDGVYTLMHQDPSEEDVVFCRSGLLKRILDDYGVRVDEALFVGDYWVDMYSAKKVGLKCIGVLTGYEPTNRLMKFGADYIIRSVADLPDIIKSLT, encoded by the coding sequence TTGATTAAGCTTGTGATTTTCGATTTAGATCAAACTCTCATTGATACTATTCATCGTTTTCATGAAGTTTTCAATAGGGTTTTGGGGATGTTTGGTGGTGTTGGTGTTTCTTGGGATGAGTTTATTGCCGCTTATTCTTCTGATACTTTGAATGATTATATCCCTAAATCTTGTGATGAGAAAGAGTTTTGGCGTGAGTTTAGGAGGGTTTACAGCTCTTTTATTCATGATTTGGATAAGCCTATTGATGGTGTTGAAGAGGTTTTGAAGTTTCTCAAGGATATGGGTTTAAAGGTTGTGGTTTGTACTGGTAGGGAGTGTTCCAGTGAGGATGTTGTTAGAGAATTGCGGCATTTCAATTTAATACGTTACATTGATGGGGTTTATACGTTGATGCATCAAGACCCCTCTGAGGAGGATGTGGTGTTTTGTAGGAGTGGATTGCTTAAGAGGATTTTGGATGATTATGGCGTTAGGGTTGATGAAGCATTGTTTGTGGGGGATTATTGGGTGGACATGTATTCTGCTAAGAAGGTTGGTTTGAAGTGTATTGGCGTTTTAACTGGCTATGAGCCTACCAATAGGCTTATGAAGTTTGGCGCAGATTACATTATTAGAAGTGTAGCTGACCTTCCAGATATAATTAAGTCTCTAACATAA